One stretch of Glycine soja cultivar W05 chromosome 7, ASM419377v2, whole genome shotgun sequence DNA includes these proteins:
- the LOC114419507 gene encoding helicase-like transcription factor CHR28 isoform X4 — MADADVDLSELFSGNADEDDDMFYIDIQTVQKVLDEDDDCYFQENSPEDSSSKNVSPSESGIHDTFQIQNGSQVLEEPYLSKLGFANSVTSCSPFCSDVSDFGVRGSVGVSDSAANSMLDCERENQGPQSRACSSPNAFPGNFSDSFSPGESDEVFRTERTQVSKHEIPAYSVETSFPEAQSNNISICGDNLNLSMWIGENESQFKHVREDVESEHASLSSIVDNDDVNIEGYVEDIIAGVSGQQENDSCTSFEASFMDADRSLHVTTSTDSSVGQGSHVSSDFIDYHVSPNCYQGTHDGPFVADSSLGFVPNAINSQLWPYEEMMNNIKAENVELNADIAYMSNGMPSSTTGWMPFQDSQLMLADNGYPSFHSGNFDDMSSLSLSACASYMSYGDHYQNNFHRDDAEFNVGQEVKQTPGIFSSEGCQAYQCFQNEDNYAVISGISNQYQDSIGRTASFQGNFDNLNLKAADNSWLHPQELITSEKQFGCVKREGGIQHNFIDSHLSKGRTENFHVEEDPDVCIIEDISHPAPTSRPAGIGNSLNISQSCRYVGSTVGSTRMKACDERNILRVALQDLSQPKSEVSPPEGLLAVPLLRHQRIALSWMIQKETSSLNCSGGILADDQGLGKTVSTIALILKERPTLLNGCTTARKSELETLDVDDDMLPQNGIVKEESNMCEDKPSGYPMNLLKQAKGRPSAGTLIVCPTSVLRQWAEELRSKVNGQATLSVLVYHGSNRTKDPYEVAKHDVVLTTYSIVSMEVPKQPPADKDDEEKEIFEDHATPSRKRKSPSNSSKSGKKKLDGTNLEAVARPLAKVSWFRVVLDEAQSIKNHKTQVARACWGLRAKRRWCLSGTPIQNAIDDLYSYFRFLRYDPYSDHASFCTRIKNPISRNPANGYRKLQAVLKTIMLRRTKGTLLDGEPIISLPPKYIELKKVDFSMEERDFYSKLEADSRAQFQEYADAGTVKQNYVNILLMLLRLRQACDHPLLVKRYNSNSLWRSSVEMAKKLPQEKQISLLKCLEVSLALCSICNDPPEDAVVSVCGHVFCNQCICEHLSGDDNQCPAANCKSQLSTSMVFSKATLNSCLSDQGCDNSPSCSGPEAEEAEPWSESKPYDSSKIKAALEVLKSLCKPQCYTSKSTSEHSTFREDKNCLGNPSIAKNGKSLKDSPESQNLSDENRSSNASVTVVGEKAIVFSQWTRMLDLLEACLKNSSINYRRLDGTMSVVARDKAVKDFNNCPEVTVIIMSLKAASLGLNLVVACHVLMLDLWWNPTTEDQAIDRAHRIGQTRPVTVLRLTVRDTVEDRILALQQKKRMMVASAFGEDGTGDRQTRLTVDDLKYLFMM; from the exons ATGGCGGATGCTGACGTGGACCTTTCGGAACTGTTCTCTGGTAATGCCGACGAAGACGACGACATGTTTTATATAGATATTCAGACCGTCCAGAAGGTTCTTGATGAAGACGATGATTGTTACTTTCAGGAG AATAGTCCCGAGGATTCTTCATCAAAAAATGTTTCACCTAGTGAATCTGGCATTCATGACACTTTTCAGATACAAAATG GGTCTCAAGTGTTAGAAGAACCATATCTTTCTAAGTTGGGCTTTGCAAATTCAGTCACGAGCTGTTCTCCATTCTGCTCAGATGTGTCAGATTTCGGGGTCAGAGGTTCAGTTGGTGTATCTGATTCTGCAGCTAATTCTATGCTTGATTGTGAACGTGAAAACCAGGGACCTCAATCTCGGGCTTGCTCTTCCCCAAATGCTTTTCCTGGTAATTTCAGTGATTCATTTTCTCCAGGTGAAAGTGATGAGGTTTTTCGCACAGAAAGGACCCAAGTTTCTAAACATGAGATACCTGCATATAGTGTAGAAACAAGTTTCCCTGAGGCACAGTCAAACAATATATCAATTTGTGGAGATAATTTGAATCTGAGTATGTGGATTGGTGAAAATGAGAGCCAATTCAAGCATGTGAGAGAGGATGTTGAATCTGAAC ATGCTTCACTCAGTTCTATTGTTGACAATGATGATGTAAATATTGAAGGTTATGTTGAAGACATCATTGCAGGAGTTTCTGGGCAACAGGAAAATGACTCGTGTACATCTTTTGAAGCATCATTTATGGATGCTGATAGATCTTTGCATGTCACAACTTCAACTGATTCTAGTGTTGGTCAAGGTTCCCATGTTTCCAGTGATTTCATTGACTACCATGTATCTCCAAACTGTTACCAGGGAACACATGATGGACCCTTTGTTGCTGACTCTTCTCTTGGTTTTGTGCCTAATGCTATTAATTCTCAATTGTGGCCATATGAAGAAATGATGAATAACATTAAGGCTGAAAATGTGGAGTTAAATGCTGATATTGCATATATGAGTAATGGCATGCCTTCAAGCACTACTGGGTGGATGCCTTTTCAGGATAGTCAACTTATGTTAGCTGATAATGGTTATCCATCATTTCATTCTGGTAATTTTGATGACATGTCATCACTGTCTCTTTCAGCTTGTGCTTCATACATGTCATATGGAGACCATTACCAGAACAATTTTCACCGTGATGATGCCGAGTTCAATGTAGGCCaagaggtgaaacaaacacctGGTATTTTTTCTTCTGAAGGGTGTCAAGCTTACCAGTGTTTTCAGAATGAGGATAATTATGCAGTTATATCTGGGATATCCAATCAATATCAAGATAGCATTGGCAGAACTGCTAGTTTTCAAGGAAActttgacaatttgaatttaaaagctgCAGATAATTCTTGGCTCCATCCCCAAGAACTAATTACCAGTGAGAAGCAGTTTGGTTGTGTTAAGAGAGAAGGAGGGATTCAACATAACTTTATTGATTCTCATCTTTCAAAAGGAAGAACTGAGAATTTCCATGTTGAGGAAGACCCTGATGTTTGCATTATTGAAGACATCAGTCATCCTGCTCCGACGAGTCGACCCGCAGGCATTGGGAATTCCCTTAATATATCTCAATCTTGTAGATATGTTGGAAGTACGGTCGGAAGTACAAGGATGAAGGCATGTGATGAACGAAATATATTACGAGTTGCATTGCAG GATCTATCTCAGCCAAAGTCTGAAGTTAGTCCACCAGAAGGATTGTTGGCAGTTCCTCTTTTAAGACATCAG AGAATTGCTTTATCATGGATGATTCAAAAGGAAACATCAAGTTTAAATTGCTCAGGAGGAATTCTTGCAGACGATCAG GGACTTGGAAAAACAGTATCAACTATTGCATTAATATTAAAGGAAAGACCTACATTACTTAATGGGTGCACCACTGCCCGAAAAAGTGAATTGGAAACTCTGGATGTGGATGATGACATGCTTCCTCAGAATGGTATAGTAAAGGAAGAATCTAATATGTGTGAGGATAAGCCAAGTGGATATCCAATGAATTTGTTGAAGCAAGCAAAGGGAAGGCCATCTGCTGGGACCCTTATTGTTTGCCCGACTAGTGTCCTGCGTCAATGGGCTGAGGAGTTGCGTAGCAAGGTAAATGGTCAGGCAACTCTCTCTGTGCTAGTATACCATGGAAGCAATCGAACAAAAGATCCTTATGAGGTGGCCAAGCATGATGTTGTCCTAACAACTTATTCCATTGTCAGCATGGAGGTCCCTAAGCAGCCTCCAGCTGACAAAGATGACGAGgaaaaggaaatttttgaaGATCATGCTACACCaagtaggaaaagaaaaagcccTTCTAATTCTAGTAAAAGTGGCAAGAAGAAATTGGATGGCACAAATCTTGAAGCTGTTGCTCGGCCACTTGCAAAGGTGTCATGGTTTAGGGTTGTCCTGGATGAGGCCCAGAGTATAAAGAATCACAAAACTCAAGTTGCAAGGGCCTGTTGGGGTCTTCGTGCTAAGCGAAGATGGTGTTTGTCAGGGACTCCTATCCAGAATGCAATTGATGATCTCTACAGTTACTTCAGATTTCTAAGATATGACCCTTATTCTGACCATGCATCATTTTGTACTAGAATTAAGAACCCAATTAGCAGAAATCCAGCAAACGGGTATAGAAAGTTGCAAGCTGTCTTGAAGACAATAATGTTACGCCGAACGAAAG GTACACTTCTTGACGGGGAACCTATTATTTCCTTGCCGCCTAAGTATATAGAGCTGAAAAAAGTTGATTTTTCAATGGAGGAACGTGATTTCTATTCCAAACTAGAGGCTGATTCACGTGCACAGTTTCAG GAATATGCTGATGCTGGAACTGTCAAGCAAAATTATGTCAACATTTTGCTGATGCTTCTGCGCCTTAGACAAGCTTGTGATCACCCTCTGCTTGTCAAGCGATACAATTCAAACTCTCTATGGAGATCTTCGGTTGAGATGGCAAAGAAGCTTCCTCAGGAAAAACAAATCTCTCTTCTGAAATGTTTAGAGGTTTCCTTGGCCCTCTGTAGCATTTGTAAT GATCCTCCTGAAGATGCAGTTGTCTCAGTTTGTGGCCATGTTTTCTGTAACCAATGCATCTGTGAACATCTTTCTGGTGATGACAATCAGTGCCCTGCTGCAAATTGCAAAAGTCAACTGAGCACATCTATGGTATTTTCAAAAGCCACACTGAACAGTTGTCTTTCTGACCAGGGTTGTGATAATTCACCCAGTTGCTCTGGTCCTGAAGCCGAAGAAGCTGAACCTTGGTCCGAAAGTAAGCCATATGATTCTTCAAAAATAAAGGCTGCACTTGAGGTTTTGAAGTCATTGTGTAAGCCACAGTGCTACACATCAAAAAGTACTTCTGAGCATAGCACTTTCAGGGAAGATAAAAATTGCCTTGGGAACCCCTCCATTGCTAAGAATGGGAAATCCTTAAAAGATTCTCCTGAGAGTCAAAATTTGTCTGATGAGAATAGAAGCTCTAATGCTTCAGTTACTGTTGTAGGGGAGAAAGCTATAGTGTTTTCTCAGTGGACGAGGATGCTAGATTTGCTTGAAGCGTGTCTCAAGaattcttcaattaattatagAAGGCTTGATGGAACAATGTCAGTTGTTGCAAGAGATAAAGCTGTTAAAGATTTTAACAATTGTCCCGAG GTAACTGTTATAATTATGTCTTTGAAAGCTGCCAGTCTTGGTCTCAACTTGGTAGTAGCATGCCATGTTCTTATGTTAGATTTATGGTGGAATCCTACAACTGAAGACCAAGCAATAGATAGAGCACATCGAATTGGCCAGACTCGTCCTGTGACTGTTTTGCGGTTAACTGTGAGAGATACAGTTGAAGATCGTATTCTAGCTCTGCAG CAAAAGAAGAGAATGATGGTTGCATCTGCATTTGGGGAGGATGGAACTGGTGATCGTCAGACTCGCCTCACTGTGgatgatttaaaatatttgttcatGATGTGA